A stretch of the Bubalus kerabau isolate K-KA32 ecotype Philippines breed swamp buffalo chromosome 11, PCC_UOA_SB_1v2, whole genome shotgun sequence genome encodes the following:
- the IL36RN gene encoding interleukin-36 receptor antagonist protein, whose protein sequence is MVLSGALCFRMKDAALKVLYLHDNQLLAGGLQAGKVIKGEEISVVPNRSLDAKLSPVILGVHGGSQCLSCGTGQEPTLKLEPVNIMELYHSAEKSKKFTFYRRDTGLTSSFESAAYPGWFLCTVPEADQPLQITQLPKDTSWDDPIIDFYFQQCD, encoded by the exons ATGGTCCTGAGCGGGGCGCTGTGCTTCCG AATGAAGGATGCAGCATTGAAGGTGCTTTACCTGCATGATAATCAGCTTCTAGCTGGAGGCCTACAAGCGGGGAAGGTCATTAAAG GTGAGGAGATCAGCGTTGTCCCCAATCGGTCTCTGGATGCCAAGCTTTCTCCAGTCATCCTGGGCGTCCATGGTGGGAGCCAGTGCCTGTCATGTGGGACAGGGCAGGAACCAACCCTGAAACTAGAG CCAGTGAACATCATGGAGCTCTACCACAGTGCCGAGAAGTCTAAGAAATTCACCTTCTACCGGCGGGACACAGGGCTCACCTCCAGCTTTGAGTCGGCTGCCTACCCAGGCTGGTTTCTTTGTACGGTGCCTGAAGCTGACCAGCCTCTGCAGATCACCCAACTCCCGAAGGACACCAGCTGGGACGACCCCATCATCGACTTCTACTTCCAGCAATGTGACTAG